The following are from one region of the Nicotiana tabacum cultivar K326 chromosome 3, ASM71507v2, whole genome shotgun sequence genome:
- the LOC107764668 gene encoding LOW QUALITY PROTEIN: pentatricopeptide repeat-containing protein GUN1, chloroplastic (The sequence of the model RefSeq protein was modified relative to this genomic sequence to represent the inferred CDS: deleted 1 base in 1 codon) has translation MASSTPPPHCALTTSKPYLFNHSPQNHPHPNPHHHPRNHPHKVSLNRPTHPRHATTHPPPSQNSSFLSLSSSRSDFSADFSGRRSTRFVSKMHFNRPRVSGTSRHSSFAEQALTEASKNGAVLDQVLLTFESKLLGSDDYTFLFRELGNKGEWLAAMRCFEFAVRRERKRNEQGKLASSMISILGRSGKVDLAEKVFQNAVNEGYGNTVYAYSALISAYAKSGHCNEAIGVFETMKDSGLKPNLVTYNALIDACGKGGADFKKASEIFDEMLRNGVQPDRITFNSLLAVCSGAGLWETARGLFNEMIYRGIDQDIYTYNTFLDVACNGGQVDVAFDIMSEMHAKNILPNQVTYSTVIRGCAKAGRLDKALSLFNEMKCAGITLDRVSYNTLLAIYASLGKFDEALSVSREMESMGIKKDVVTYNALLDGFGKQGMYAKVKQLFAEMKAEKLSPNLLTYSTLISVYLKGGLYQDAVEVYKEFKRQGLKADVVFYSKLIDALCKKGLVEYSSLLLNEMTKEGIQPNVVTYNSIINAFGESTSNDCGSDNVTQVVPTVPESKVVCTAEDNIIKIFEQLTTQKAANGKKTNGEKQDLLCILGVFHKMHELQIKPNVVTFSAILNACSRCSSFDEASLLLEELRLFDNQVYGVAHGLLMGQQEGVWTQALSLFNEVKQMDSSTASAFYNALTDMLWHFGQKQGAQLVVLEGKRREVWENTWSTSCLDLHLMSSGAACAMVHAWLLSIRSIVYGGHELPKILSILTGWGKHSKITGDGALKRAIEGLLTSIGAPFQIAKCNIGRFISTGAVVAAWLRESGTLEVLVLHNDRSHLGSTRFGQISNLQPLPL, from the exons ATGGCGTCTTCCACTCCCCCACCCCACTGTGCTCTCACTACCTCTAAACCATATTTATTTAATCACTCCCCA CAAAACCACCCCCATCCCAACCCCCACCATCACCCCCGCAACCACCCCCACAAAGTCTCCTTAAACCGACCCACGCACCCTCGCCATGCCACCACCCACCCCCCACCTTCCCAAAACTCTTCCTTTTTATCCctttcttcctcaagatcagATTTTTCAGCAGATTTTTCGGGTCGCCGTTCGACCCGATTCGTTTCCAAGATGCATTTTAACCGGCCCAGGGTTTCTGGTACCAGCCGCCACTCTTCATTTGCTGAGCAGGCTCTTACAGAAGCAAGCAAAAACGGCGCCGTTTTGGACCAggttttgttgacttttgagtcAAAGCTATTGGGTTCTGATGATTATACGTTCTTGTTTAGGGAGCTGGGGAATAAAGGGGAGTGGTTAGCTGCTATGCGTTGCTTCGAATTTGCTGTTCGTCGCGAAAGGAAGCGAAATGAGCAAGGTAAATTAGCTAGTTCAATGATTAGTATACTTGGTAGATCAGGTAAAGTTGATTTAGCTGAAAAAGTGTTTCAAAATGCTGTGAATGAGGGTTATGGTAATACTGTTTACGCTTATTCCGCCTTGATTAGTGCTTACGCTAAGAGTGGGCATTGTAACGAGGCGATTGGAGTCTTTGAGACCATGAAAGATTCCGGCTTGAAGCCTAATTTAGTTACTTACAACGCACTAATCGATGCTTGTGGGAAAGGGGGTGCTGATTTTAAGAAGGCATCGGAGATTTTTGATGAAATGTTGAGAAATGGGGTGCAACCGGATAGGATTACTTTTAATTCGCTGCTTGCTGTTTGTAGTGGTGCGGGGTTGTGGGAAACGGCGAGGGGTTTgtttaatgagatgatttatagagGAATTGATCAGGATATATACACGTATAATACGTTCTTGGACGTAGCTTGCAATGGGGGGCAGGTAGATGTTGCTTTTGATATTATGTCTGAGATGCACGCGAAGAATATCTTGCCCAACCAAGTTACTTACAGTACTGTGATTCGTGGGTGTGCAAAGGCGGGGAGATTAGACAAAGCGTTGAGTTTGTTTAATGAGATGAAGTGTGCAGGCATAACATTGGACAGGGTTTCTTACAATACGTTACTTGCTATATATGCTAGCTTGGGAAAGTTTGACGAGGCTCTTAGTGTTAGCAGggagatggagagtatgggaattAAGAAAGATGTTGTCACTTACAATGCTCTTCTGGATGGGTTTGGAAAACAAGGGATGTACGCCAAGGTTAAGCAGTTGTTTGCAGAGATGAAAGCTGAAAAGCTTTCACCTAACTTATTGACGTACTCCACGTTGATCAGTGTGTATTTGAAAGGAGGTTTGTATCAGGACGCAGTGGAGGTCTATAAGGAGTTTAAGCGCCAAGGTCTGAAGGCAGATGTCGTTTTTTATAGCAAACTTATTGATGCCTTGTGTAAGAAAGGCCTTGTGGAGTATTCTTCATTGTTGCTCAACGAAATGACCAAGGAAGGGATACAACCAAATGTTGTTACATACAATTCTATAATCAATGCTTTTGGTGAATCAACAAGCAATGATTGTGGATCAGATAATGTCACACAGGTTGTACCCACGGTCCCTGAGAGTAAGGTGGTATGCACTGCAGAGGATAATATCATTAAAATTTTTGAGCAATTAACTACTCAAAAGGCAGCTAACGGGAAGAAAACTAATGGTGAAAAACAGGACTTGCTCTGTATTTTGGGTGTTTTCCATAAGATGCATGAATTACAAATAAAGCCTAATGTAGTCACATTTTCAGCAATCCTGAATGCTTGCAG CCGGTGCAGTTCATTTGATGAAGCTTCGCTCTTACTCGAAGAACTTCGCCTATTTGATAATCAAGTTTATGGGGTGGCACATGGACTTCTCATGGGTCAGCAGGAAGGTGTATGGACACAAGCTCTATCTCTTTTCAATGAAGTGAAGCAGATGGACTCTTCAACTGCATCTGCCTTTTACAATGCTTTGACTGACATGTTGTGGCATTTTGGTCAG AAACAAGGTGCTCAACTGGTTGTGCTTGAAGGAAAACGTCGCGAAGTGTGGGAGAACACATGGTCTACTTCTTGCTTGGATCTGCATTTGATGTCTTCAGGCGCTGCATGTGCGATGGTCCACGCATGGTTGCTTAGTATACGGTCTATTGTGTATGGAGGCCATGAGCTACCAAAGATATTGAG CATTTTGACTGGCTGGGGCAAGCACAGCAAGATTACAGGTGATGGCGCTCTGAAACGAGCGATTGAGGGCCTGCTCACAAGCATAGGTGCACCGTTCCAGATAGCCAAGTGTAATATCGGAAGGTTTATATCCACGGGAGCGGTGGTAGCTGCATGGTTGAGAGAATCAGGCACACTGGAAGTACTTGTTCTTCACAATGATAGAAGTCACTTGGGCTCGACAAGGTTTGGTCAAATTTCTAATTTACAGCCGTTGCCATTGTAG